In Populus alba chromosome 1, ASM523922v2, whole genome shotgun sequence, a single window of DNA contains:
- the LOC118063035 gene encoding uncharacterized protein, which translates to MSGMPNVKCVGYEFYSSSSGSEAVLFPALKELTLRYMDGLEEWMVPGGEGDQVFPCLEELCIEWCGKLRQLPTLGCLPRLKILKMSGMPNVKCIGNEFYSSRDSAGVLFPALQILTLFRMDGLEEWMVPGGEVVAVFPCLEKLSIECCGKLESIPICRLSSLVEFEIGSCDELRYLSGEFHGFTSLRVLSIGSCPKLASIPSVQHCTALVELCIYWCGELISIPGDFRDLNSLKELIVDRCKLGALPSGLQCCASLEVLSINDWSELIHSNDFQELSSLRSLLISGCDKLINIDWHGLRQLPSLVKLEITACPSLRDIPEDNWLSGLTQLQELIIGGFSEEMEAFPVGVLNSIQHLNLSGSLKSLSIHGWDKLKSVPHQLQHLTALETLGIMDFDGKELEEALPEWMANLSSLQSLRIYNCKNLKYMPSSTAIQRLFKLKELSIWDCPHLNENCRKENGSEWPKISHIPFLILG; encoded by the coding sequence ATGAGTGGAATGCCTAATGTGAAATGTGTAGGCTATGAGTTCTATAGTAGCAGCAGTGGCAGTGAAGCAGTACTGTTTCCAGCACTAAAAGAACTCACTTTGAGGTATATGGATGGTCTTGAAGAATGGATGGTACCAGGTGGAGAAGGTGATCAAGTATTTCCTTGTCTTGAAGAGTTGTGCATTGAGTGGTGTGGAAAGTTGAGGCAACTCCCAACACTTGGATGTCTTCCACGCCTTAAGATTCTAAAGATGAGTGGAATGCCTAATGTGAAATGTATAGGCAATGAGTTCTATAGCAGCAGAGACAGCGCAGGTGTACTGTTTCCAGCACTACAAATACTCACTTTATTCAGGATGGATGGTCTTGAAGAATGGATGGTACCAGGTGGAGAAGTTGTTGCAGTATTTCCTtgtcttgaaaagttgagcattGAGTGTTGTGGAAAGTTGGAAAGCATTCCGATATGTCGTCTTTCATCTCTTGTAGAATTTGAAATTGGCAGTTGTGATGAGTTGAGATATTTGTCTGGTGAATTTCATGGCTTCACGTCTCTTCGAGTTTTAAGTATAGGGAGCTGTCCAAAGCTGGCATCCATTCCAAGCGTACAACACTGCACAGCTCTGGTGGAATTGTGTATTTATTGGTGCGGTGAGTTGATCTCAATTCCTGGTGATTTTCGAGATTTGAATTCTTTGAAGGAATTGATTGTTGATAGGTGTAAATTGGGAGCTCTTCCAAGCGGACTACAATGTTGCGCATCTCTAGAGGTATTATCAATAAATGATTGGAGTGAGCTTATCCATAGCAATGATTTTCAAGAATTGTCTTCGCTTCGAAGTTTATTGATTAGCGGTTGTGATAAGCTCATCAATATTGATTGGCATGGTTTACGACAATTGCCTTCTCTTGTTAAATTAGAAATCACCGCGTGTCCCAGTTTGAGAGATATCCCAGAGGATAATTGGTTGAGCGGCCTCACCCAACTGCAGGAATTGATAATCGGTGGTTTCTCAGAGGAGATGGAGGCTTTTCCTGTAGGAGTTTTAAACTCAATCCAACACCTCAACTTGAGTGGGTCCCTCAAATCCCTATCGATACATGGATGGGATAAACTGAAGAGTGTACCACACCAACTTCAACACCTCACTGCCCTCGAGACATTGGGGATAATGGATTTCGATGGAAAGGAGTTAGAGGAAGCATTGCCAGAATGGATGgccaacctttcttctcttcaatCTCTTCGGATTTATAATTGCAAGAATCTCAAGTATATGCCAAGTTCAACAGCCATTCAACGCCTCTTCAAATTAAAGGAATTGAGTATTTGGGACTGTCCACATCTTAATGAAAATTGTAGAAAGGAGAATGGCTCTGAGTGGCCCAAGATTTCTCATATCCCATTTCTCATACTGGGCTAA
- the LOC140955321 gene encoding putative disease resistance protein RGA3 yields the protein MPTKAYVVFGIWYGLKVIPNTIPFQDVKRNECEIVISCKMHDLVHDLALQVSKSEALNLEEEGSAVDGASHIRHLNHVSRGDDEAALTAVDAKKLRTVFSMVDVLNGPWKFKSLRTLKLRRSDITELPDSICKLRHLRYLDVSDTAIRALPESITKLYHLETLRFTDCKSLEKLPQKVRNLVSLRHLHFDDPKLVPAEVRLLTRLQTLPIFAVGPDHMVEELGCLKELRGALKICKLEQVRDREEAEKAELSGKRMNKLVFEWSDDEGNSSVNSEDVLEGLDILTIEGYGAS from the exons ATGCCGACAAAGGCGTACGTGGTATTTGGTATTTGGTATGGTTTAAAAGTGATACCAAATACCATACCGTTCCAAGATGTTAAAAGGAACGAGTGTGAGATCGTAATAAgttgcaagatgcatgatctAGTGCATGATCTTGCATTACAGGTCTCAAAATCAGAAGCGTTAAATCTGGAAGAAGAGGGTTCGGCTGTTGATGGTGCATCTCATATTCGTCATCTAAATCACGTATCTCGTGGGGATGACGAGGCAGCATTAACAGCGGTTGATGCTAAAAAATTACGAACTGTTTTCTCAATGGTTGATGTACTCAACGGGCCTTGGAAATTCAAAAGCTTGAGAACTCTCAAATTGCGACGGTCTGATATCACAGAGTTACCAGATTCAATTTGCAAGCTGAGACATTTGAGATATCTTGATGTCTCGGATACTGCTATCAGAGCATTGCCGGAATCCATCACCAAGCTCTACCATTtggaaacattaagattcactGATTGCAAGTCACTAGAAAAGCTTCCCCAGAAAGTGAGGAATTTAGTGAGCTTGAGACATCTTCATTTTGATGATCCAAAGCTAGTGCCAGCTGAGGTGAGACTCTTAACACGCCTTCAAACTCTGCCGATATTTGCTGTGGGTCCAGATCATATGGTTGAAGAGCTGGGATGTTTGAAAGAACTAAGAGGAGCATTGAAGATATGCAAGCTTGAGCAAGTGAGAGACAGAGAAGAAGCTGAGAAGGCAGAACTGAGTGGaaaaagaatgaacaaattGGTGTTTGAATGGAGTGATGATGAAGGTAACAGCAGTGTCAATAGCGAGGATGTGCTGGAAGGCCTTGACATATTGACAATTGAGGGTTATGGAG CAAGTTGA